A single region of the Ancylobacter novellus DSM 506 genome encodes:
- a CDS encoding pyridoxamine 5'-phosphate oxidase family protein — protein sequence MSKYLDIATTPSVAAAQEHYGSAVQWARIGARGRSGETSESQRLGPPELAFIAARDGFYLASVSETGWPYVQYRGGPAGFLSTIDDGTLGFADFRGNRQYITTGNVQANDRVSLFLMDYAHRRRLKIFGHMRIIDAADDPALAERLAVPGYPGRVERLVLIAVQAFDWNCPQHITPRFTQAELEVVLIPVRDELAALRRENERLRHELQAAAEHRGNDPGGSL from the coding sequence ATGAGCAAATATCTCGACATCGCCACGACGCCCTCCGTCGCCGCCGCGCAGGAGCACTATGGCAGCGCGGTCCAATGGGCGCGCATCGGCGCGCGTGGCCGCTCGGGCGAAACCTCCGAGAGCCAGCGGCTCGGTCCGCCGGAACTCGCCTTCATCGCCGCGCGCGACGGCTTCTATCTCGCCAGCGTCTCCGAGACCGGCTGGCCCTATGTGCAGTATCGCGGCGGGCCGGCGGGTTTCCTATCGACCATCGATGATGGAACGCTGGGCTTCGCCGATTTTCGCGGCAACCGGCAGTACATCACCACCGGCAATGTCCAGGCGAACGACCGGGTTTCGCTGTTCCTGATGGACTATGCGCACCGGCGCCGCCTGAAGATCTTCGGCCATATGCGGATCATCGACGCCGCGGACGATCCCGCCCTTGCGGAGCGGCTGGCCGTGCCGGGCTATCCCGGCCGCGTCGAGCGCCTCGTCCTCATCGCCGTGCAGGCGTTCGACTGGAACTGCCCGCAGCACATCACGCCGCGCTTCACGCAGGCCGAGCTCGAGGTCGTGCTCATTCCCGTGCGCGACGAACTCGCAGCCCTGCGGCGCGAGAATGAACGCCTGCGCCACGAACTACAGGCCGCCGCGGAACATCGAGGGAATGACCCGGGAGGTTCGCTCTGA
- a CDS encoding MBL fold metallo-hydrolase, producing MPQLSRRAFAGALPLGLVGGSLLGGGLMAGASAPAFGATPEAAGTSPMPVSVTPLAQIRIGRFTVTALTDGYADMPYAFFPGRSAAEVEQAATAQFTARPSGVRFLFNQYLVEDGERRILIDAGPAGSIGKTGALPEALNALGLRRDQIDAVIVTHMHQDHMGGLIAGGKNNYPKAELYIDRRDVTHWTDPAKRNGAPDYLQTSFRMAEEVVRLYPKLQAIDGEREIVRGVSIVDLTGHTPGHIGVRIEDGGQSLIMVSDMIFPVVHPGTTDVFFLFEQDRAAAQAMRDRFFPRAASEGALIAATHMPFPGLGRIVADRGQMRWQVADWAFQG from the coding sequence ATGCCTCAATTGTCCCGCCGTGCGTTTGCCGGTGCACTCCCCCTCGGCCTCGTCGGGGGAAGCCTTCTCGGAGGCGGCCTGATGGCCGGCGCTTCCGCGCCTGCGTTCGGCGCAACGCCGGAAGCCGCCGGAACGTCCCCGATGCCCGTCAGCGTGACGCCGCTGGCGCAGATTCGTATCGGCCGCTTCACCGTGACGGCGCTGACGGACGGCTATGCCGACATGCCCTACGCCTTCTTCCCGGGGCGCAGCGCCGCGGAAGTCGAGCAGGCCGCGACCGCGCAGTTCACCGCCCGGCCGAGCGGCGTGCGGTTCCTGTTCAACCAGTATCTCGTCGAGGATGGCGAGCGCCGCATCCTGATCGACGCCGGTCCGGCGGGTTCGATCGGGAAGACCGGCGCGCTACCGGAAGCGTTGAATGCGCTCGGCCTGCGGCGGGACCAGATCGACGCGGTGATCGTGACGCATATGCATCAGGACCACATGGGCGGGCTGATCGCCGGCGGTAAGAACAACTACCCGAAGGCGGAACTCTATATCGACCGCCGCGACGTGACCCACTGGACCGACCCGGCCAAGCGCAACGGGGCGCCCGACTATCTGCAAACCAGCTTCCGCATGGCGGAGGAGGTCGTGCGCCTCTACCCGAAGCTGCAGGCGATCGACGGTGAGCGCGAGATCGTGCGGGGCGTCTCCATCGTCGATCTCACCGGACACACGCCCGGCCATATCGGCGTGCGGATCGAGGATGGCGGACAGAGCCTCATCATGGTGTCCGACATGATCTTTCCGGTCGTGCATCCCGGCACGACCGATGTCTTCTTCCTGTTCGAGCAGGACCGCGCGGCGGCGCAGGCGATGCGGGATCGCTTCTTTCCCCGCGCCGCCTCGGAAGGCGCGCTGATCGCCGCGACGCACATGCCCTTCCCCGGGCTCGGCCGTATAGTCGCCGACCGGGGGCAGATGCGCTGGCAGGTGGCGGACTGGGCGTTTCAGGGTTGA
- a CDS encoding amino acid ABC transporter permease produces the protein MSLSSFIDVLHSWPSLLNGLGMTVLLTLISCLLGVILGTLCAWASLKGPKPLRWFIRAYVEFFRNTPFLGQIFFIFFGLPALGLRMDPFTAALVALTINLTAYACEIIRAGIEATPAGQFEAASSLGLKPAQAFFLIIIPPAFQRVWPAMTSQLVIMLLASALCSQISVAELSYEANMIASRTFRNFEAYIVVTIMYLALAVLFRELLTWVGRRFVFGEFATAGQR, from the coding sequence ATGACCGTCTTGCTCACGCTCATCTCGTGCCTGCTAGGGGTGATCCTCGGCACTCTGTGCGCCTGGGCGAGCCTGAAGGGGCCGAAGCCTCTTCGCTGGTTCATCCGCGCTTATGTCGAGTTCTTCCGCAACACGCCGTTCCTGGGCCAGATCTTCTTCATCTTCTTCGGGCTGCCCGCGCTTGGCCTGCGGATGGACCCGTTTACGGCGGCGCTGGTCGCCCTCACCATCAATCTCACGGCCTATGCCTGCGAGATCATCCGCGCCGGCATCGAGGCGACGCCCGCCGGCCAATTCGAGGCGGCGAGCAGCCTCGGGCTGAAGCCGGCGCAGGCCTTCTTCCTCATCATCATTCCCCCGGCGTTCCAGCGGGTCTGGCCGGCGATGACCAGCCAGCTCGTGATCATGCTGCTGGCTTCGGCACTGTGCAGCCAGATCTCGGTGGCCGAGCTTTCCTACGAAGCCAACATGATCGCCAGCCGGACCTTCCGGAATTTCGAGGCCTACATCGTCGTCACGATCATGTATCTCGCGCTCGCCGTCCTGTTCCGGGAATTGCTGACCTGGGTCGGCCGCCGCTTCGTCTTCGGCGAATTTGCCACGGCGGGTCAGCGATGA
- a CDS encoding amino acid ABC transporter permease — MSEFSTWDVFRNLLAAVPWTIYLSLIAFAGGAVVSLILLSLRLAFPRVAGRPVHLYVQVFQGTPLLMQLFLVYFGLALMGIQTTPLLAASLCLSVYSSAYLTETWYGCVLAVPKGQWEASSSLGLPHWQQMLLIILPQALRLSVPPTVGLMVQIVKNTSLASIVGFVELTRASQIIANATFEPFLAYGAVAFIYFVICFSISLCGRHLEKRIRI; from the coding sequence ATGAGTGAGTTCTCGACCTGGGACGTCTTCCGCAACCTGCTCGCCGCGGTTCCGTGGACGATCTACCTCTCGCTCATCGCCTTCGCGGGCGGCGCCGTCGTCAGCCTGATCCTGCTCAGCCTGCGCCTCGCCTTTCCGCGCGTCGCCGGCAGGCCGGTGCATCTCTACGTCCAGGTGTTTCAGGGAACGCCGTTGCTGATGCAGCTCTTCCTTGTCTATTTCGGACTGGCGCTGATGGGCATCCAGACGACGCCCCTGCTCGCCGCGAGCCTCTGCCTCTCGGTCTATAGCAGCGCTTATCTCACCGAGACCTGGTATGGCTGTGTCCTCGCGGTGCCGAAAGGGCAGTGGGAGGCCTCCTCCAGCCTCGGCCTCCCGCACTGGCAGCAGATGCTCCTGATCATCCTGCCGCAGGCCCTGCGTCTGTCCGTCCCGCCGACGGTCGGGCTCATGGTGCAGATCGTCAAGAACACCTCGCTCGCCTCCATCGTCGGTTTCGTCGAACTGACCCGCGCGAGCCAGATCATCGCCAACGCGACCTTCGAGCCGTTCCTGGCCTACGGCGCCGTGGCATTCATCTACTTCGTCATCTGCTTCTCGATCTCGCTGTGCGGCAGACATCTCGAGAAGAGGATCCGGATCTGA
- a CDS encoding LysR family transcriptional regulator, with the protein MDRFEAMSVLLTVVEAGSLSAGARRLRAPLATVSRKVGELEKHLGVRLVQRTSRGLVLTEEGRTFVAASRRILEELDAAERQAAGDHGALRGGLHVTAPIAFGERHVLPIALEFLKEHPEIDLRLTLADQQVRLADEHIDVALRIGHLEDSALIATRVGAVRRVICASPAYLARRGIPRQPDDLAEHDGISFQGFATAPEWRYRRDSPAFAVEPRPKFAVNTTNAAIQAALAGVGIIRVLSYQVSEHLRSGELQELLTEFAPEPLPVSLIHAPADPLGRKVRSFLDWTAPRLRARMAH; encoded by the coding sequence ATGGATCGTTTCGAGGCGATGTCGGTGCTGCTGACGGTGGTCGAGGCGGGCAGCCTTTCAGCCGGCGCCCGCCGGCTCCGTGCGCCGCTGGCCACGGTCAGCCGCAAGGTCGGCGAACTCGAGAAGCACCTCGGCGTGCGCCTCGTCCAGCGTACCAGCCGAGGCCTTGTGCTCACGGAGGAGGGCCGCACCTTCGTCGCCGCATCACGCCGCATACTGGAGGAACTGGATGCGGCGGAGCGGCAGGCCGCCGGCGATCATGGCGCCCTGCGTGGCGGACTTCATGTGACCGCGCCGATCGCTTTCGGCGAGCGCCATGTGCTGCCGATCGCGCTGGAGTTCCTGAAGGAGCACCCGGAAATCGATCTTCGCCTGACGCTCGCCGACCAACAGGTCAGGCTGGCCGACGAGCATATCGACGTGGCGCTGCGGATCGGGCATCTGGAGGACAGCGCGCTGATTGCGACGCGCGTGGGCGCCGTGCGCCGGGTGATCTGCGCAAGCCCCGCCTATCTCGCCCGCCGGGGCATCCCGCGCCAGCCGGACGATCTCGCCGAGCATGACGGGATCAGCTTCCAGGGATTTGCGACGGCGCCGGAGTGGCGCTACCGGAGGGACAGTCCGGCCTTCGCCGTGGAGCCTCGTCCCAAATTCGCGGTCAATACGACGAATGCCGCCATTCAGGCGGCGCTGGCGGGTGTCGGCATCATCCGCGTGCTGTCCTACCAGGTCTCGGAGCACCTGCGCTCGGGCGAGTTGCAGGAGTTGCTCACGGAGTTCGCGCCCGAGCCGCTGCCGGTAAGCCTCATTCATGCGCCAGCCGATCCCCTGGGACGGAAGGTGCGGAGCTTCCTCGACTGGACCGCACCCCGCCTGCGCGCCCGGATGGCTCACTAG
- a CDS encoding amino acid ABC transporter ATP-binding protein, translated as MSNLAPSAPPAQAALTSAALTSSALSGVAVELSGVHKWYGEFHVLKDINLRVLRGERIVICGPSGSGKSTMIRCINRLEEHQQGSIIVDGIELTNDLKRIDEIRREVGMCFQHFNLFPHLTVLENLTLAPIWVRKTPKKEAEELAMHFLRKVKIPEQANKYPGQLSGGQQQRVAIARALCMKPKIMLFDEPTSALDPEMVKEVLETMVSLAEEGMTMLCVTHEMGFARQVANRVIFMDAGQIIEMNEPEAFFSHPQHERTKLFLSQILGH; from the coding sequence ATGTCGAACCTCGCCCCGTCTGCTCCGCCCGCGCAGGCCGCCCTCACCTCTGCCGCCCTCACCTCATCCGCGCTGTCCGGCGTCGCCGTCGAGCTTTCCGGCGTGCACAAATGGTATGGCGAGTTCCATGTGCTGAAGGACATCAACCTGCGGGTGTTGCGCGGCGAGCGCATCGTCATCTGCGGGCCGTCGGGCTCGGGCAAGTCGACCATGATCCGCTGTATCAACCGGCTGGAGGAGCACCAGCAGGGCTCGATCATCGTCGACGGCATCGAATTGACCAACGACCTCAAGCGCATCGACGAGATCCGCCGCGAGGTCGGCATGTGCTTCCAGCACTTCAACTTGTTCCCGCACCTCACCGTGCTGGAGAACCTCACTTTGGCGCCGATCTGGGTACGCAAGACGCCCAAGAAGGAGGCGGAAGAGCTCGCCATGCACTTCCTGCGCAAGGTGAAGATCCCCGAGCAGGCCAACAAGTACCCCGGCCAGCTCTCCGGCGGCCAGCAGCAGCGCGTCGCCATCGCCCGCGCGCTGTGCATGAAGCCGAAGATCATGCTGTTCGACGAGCCGACCTCGGCCCTCGACCCGGAGATGGTCAAGGAGGTGCTGGAGACCATGGTGAGCCTCGCCGAGGAGGGCATGACCATGCTGTGCGTGACCCATGAGATGGGCTTCGCCCGTCAGGTGGCAAACCGGGTGATCTTCATGGATGCCGGGCAGATCATCGAGATGAACGAGCCGGAAGCGTTCTTCTCCCACCCGCAGCACGAGCGCACCAAGCTCTTCCTCAGCCAGATACTCGGACACTGA
- the argE gene encoding acetylornithine deacetylase, translating to MNVVQILERLVSFPSVVGTPNGDVVDWIVRYLESHFVRVNVLPGPEGDRANLFATLGPEDRRGYILSGHMDVVPAQEAEWRSDPFTLRAEGENLYGRGTSDMKGFLAAVLASVPALRALRLDHPIHIAFSYDEEAGCRGVPHLISRLTELCAPPLGAIIGEPSNMRGVRAHKGKAAARISIEGRAGHSSRPDQGINAIHLMVDVLSKAVETAGALTQGPHDPTFEPSYSSMQVGTLKGGQALNIIPDLCVAEIEARAIPGIAPTALLEPVHAVVRSLAAHGINATWEPLSDYPALSLPPDAPLSALVERLTGAPSLAAVSYGTEAGLYQNAGIPSIICGPGDIARAHKPNEFIRAEELTSCQTFIEALGGFLSIRS from the coding sequence ATGAACGTCGTCCAGATCCTCGAACGCCTGGTGAGCTTTCCCTCGGTGGTCGGCACACCGAATGGCGACGTCGTGGACTGGATCGTGCGTTATCTGGAAAGCCATTTCGTCAGGGTCAACGTCCTGCCCGGCCCGGAAGGCGATCGCGCCAATCTCTTTGCGACGCTGGGACCGGAAGACCGACGCGGCTATATCCTCTCCGGACATATGGACGTCGTTCCGGCGCAGGAAGCGGAATGGCGCTCGGACCCCTTCACGCTCCGCGCAGAGGGGGAAAACCTTTACGGGCGCGGCACAAGCGACATGAAGGGCTTCCTCGCGGCCGTGCTCGCAAGCGTGCCCGCGCTGCGGGCCCTGCGGCTCGACCATCCGATCCACATCGCGTTCTCCTATGACGAGGAAGCCGGCTGCCGCGGCGTGCCCCATCTGATTTCCCGGCTGACCGAGCTGTGCGCGCCTCCCCTCGGTGCGATCATCGGCGAGCCGAGCAACATGCGCGGCGTACGCGCCCACAAGGGCAAGGCCGCCGCGCGCATCAGCATCGAAGGCCGTGCCGGTCATTCGTCGCGGCCCGATCAGGGAATCAACGCGATCCACCTCATGGTGGATGTGCTCTCCAAGGCCGTGGAAACGGCCGGGGCGCTGACCCAGGGCCCGCATGATCCGACCTTCGAGCCGTCCTATTCCTCGATGCAGGTCGGCACGCTGAAGGGCGGGCAGGCGCTCAACATCATCCCCGATCTGTGCGTCGCGGAAATCGAGGCGCGCGCCATTCCCGGCATCGCGCCGACCGCGCTGCTCGAGCCGGTGCACGCCGTTGTCCGCTCGCTCGCCGCGCACGGCATCAACGCGACATGGGAGCCGCTGAGCGACTACCCGGCGCTCTCCCTTCCCCCCGACGCGCCGTTGTCGGCGCTGGTGGAACGGCTCACCGGAGCGCCCTCGCTGGCCGCGGTGAGCTATGGAACGGAAGCCGGGCTCTACCAGAACGCCGGCATCCCCTCGATCATATGCGGACCCGGCGACATCGCCCGCGCGCACAAGCCGAACGAGTTCATCCGCGCGGAAGAGCTGACTTCATGCCAGACATTCATCGAGGCGCTGGGCGGATTCCTGTCGATCAGGTCTTGA
- a CDS encoding agmatinase — MPLTIPAKPEHTTFLYSEPCADLDALSADIAYLGIPYGESYTFGEIASDQSRGALAMRRATDRILRSIERYDFDIGGPLYDNRQIRAVDCGDVYADPRELKDHLKRAEDVVRKIVASGAMPIVLGGDHSIPIPVIKALDDQGPITLIQIDQHLDWREEINGVTHGLSSPIRRASEMDHVGEIFQIGLHASGSGRQEEYDAAKAYGAHLVSAYDVHERGIQHVLDMIPDGGRYYLTVDLDAFEPGIAPGVAAPCAGGMTFMQTRSLIHGLVKKGRVLGMDVVEITPATDVNQITCITAGRLIVNLVGAAVRANYFEPK; from the coding sequence ATGCCCCTCACGATCCCTGCCAAGCCCGAGCACACGACCTTCCTCTATTCCGAACCCTGCGCCGATCTCGATGCGCTCAGCGCGGACATCGCCTATCTCGGCATCCCCTATGGCGAATCCTACACCTTCGGCGAGATCGCCAGCGACCAGAGCCGCGGCGCGCTGGCCATGCGCCGGGCGACCGACCGGATCCTGCGCTCCATCGAGCGCTATGACTTCGACATTGGCGGCCCGCTCTACGATAACCGCCAGATTCGCGCGGTCGACTGCGGCGATGTCTATGCCGATCCGCGCGAACTGAAGGACCACCTCAAGCGCGCCGAGGATGTCGTGCGCAAGATCGTGGCCTCGGGCGCGATGCCGATCGTTCTGGGCGGCGATCACTCGATCCCGATCCCCGTGATCAAGGCCCTCGACGACCAGGGGCCGATCACCCTCATCCAGATCGACCAGCACCTCGACTGGCGCGAAGAGATCAACGGCGTCACCCACGGGCTGTCGAGCCCGATCCGCCGCGCGTCCGAAATGGACCATGTTGGCGAGATCTTCCAGATCGGTCTCCACGCCAGCGGCAGCGGGCGTCAGGAGGAGTACGATGCCGCGAAGGCCTATGGCGCTCACCTAGTCTCCGCCTACGACGTCCACGAGCGCGGCATTCAGCATGTGCTCGACATGATCCCGGATGGCGGCCGCTACTACCTCACGGTCGATCTCGATGCCTTCGAGCCCGGCATCGCGCCGGGCGTCGCGGCCCCCTGCGCGGGCGGCATGACCTTCATGCAGACCCGCAGCCTGATCCATGGACTCGTGAAGAAGGGCCGGGTCCTTGGCATGGACGTGGTGGAGATCACCCCCGCCACCGACGTGAACCAGATCACCTGCATCACGGCGGGTCGCCTGATCGTCAATCTCGTCGGCGCGGCGGTGCGGGCCAACTATTTCGAGCCCAAGTAG